The following are from one region of the Paenibacillus protaetiae genome:
- a CDS encoding undecaprenyl-diphosphate phosphatase encodes MDFWEMIKAIILGLVEGLTEFAPVSSTGHMIIVDDMWLKSEEFLGKYTANTFKVVIQLGSILAVIVVFRNRFIELLGLNRLRGNKSAAPVSPSAPQGGRLKLMQVIVGLIPAGVLGLVLEDYIDEYLFSTATVLIGLVIGAVLMIIADYYSKRMPVKAETVDQITYRQAFTIGLMQCLSLWPGFSRSGSTISGGVLLGLSHRAAADFTFIMAVPVMLGASALSLYKNWQYITADSLPFFIAGFIAAFVFALLSIRFFLKLINRIKLVPFAIYRIVLAIIIYFVFI; translated from the coding sequence ATGGATTTTTGGGAAATGATAAAAGCCATTATTTTGGGCCTCGTCGAGGGCTTGACGGAATTCGCCCCGGTATCGTCCACAGGACACATGATTATCGTTGATGACATGTGGCTAAAGTCGGAGGAATTTCTCGGCAAGTACACGGCCAATACGTTTAAGGTCGTTATCCAGCTTGGTTCAATATTGGCGGTTATCGTCGTGTTCCGCAACCGGTTTATTGAATTGCTTGGATTAAACCGGCTTAGAGGAAACAAGTCAGCTGCTCCTGTTTCCCCTTCTGCTCCGCAAGGCGGAAGGCTGAAGCTGATGCAGGTCATTGTAGGTTTGATTCCGGCGGGCGTGCTTGGCTTGGTGCTGGAAGACTACATCGACGAGTACCTGTTCTCTACCGCAACCGTTCTTATCGGTCTGGTCATCGGGGCTGTGCTGATGATTATTGCGGACTACTACAGCAAACGGATGCCGGTTAAAGCGGAAACGGTGGACCAGATAACGTACAGGCAGGCTTTTACAATCGGTCTTATGCAATGCTTGTCGTTGTGGCCGGGCTTCTCGCGTTCGGGTTCTACCATTTCCGGGGGCGTATTGCTTGGTCTCAGCCACCGGGCTGCAGCCGATTTCACGTTTATTATGGCTGTTCCGGTTATGCTTGGCGCCAGCGCGTTATCGCTGTATAAAAACTGGCAGTACATTACGGCGGATTCGCTGCCGTTTTTTATCGCCGGATTTATTGCCGCATTTGTATTCGCGCTGCTGTCCATCCGTTTCTTCCTGAAATTGATTAACCGCATTAAACTCGTGCCGTTCGCCATCTATCGAATTGTTCTTGCCATCATCATTTATTTTGTATTTATCTAG
- a CDS encoding ABC transporter ATP-binding protein, whose translation MSEQRQRPQGRHGGRGPGMGPPGMGMAMPVQKAKDFKGTLARLIGYLKPHTPKLLGVLATAVLSTLFSIVSPKLMGHATTKLADGFIAMQKGEGRIDFHAINHILLILLLLYVISAAFSYVQQYLMAGIAQKVVYDLRKQVYDKFARLPIKYFDSRPNGEVLSRVVNDVDNISNTLQQSLTQFITSFITLIGVIIMMLTISPWLTLIVFLTIPASLLAIRSIAARSQKLFIQQQAELGKLNGHVEEMFTGHRIVKAFGREKRSIEEFNGMNDKLYEAGWRAQFISGIIMPIMSFISNIGYVLVSIIGGLFVVRNTIKIGDILAFIQYTRQFTMPITQLANIANVIQSTVASAERVFELLDEQEEVPEPANAKTLVKPAGAVRFDDVRFGYKEDAILIKQMNINVMPGQTVAIVGPTGAGKTTLINLLMRFYELSGGKIMIDGVDITEMQRGSLRRLFGMVLQDTWLFNGTIRDNIGYGREGASEDDIIEAAKAAHADHFIRTLPQGYDTVLNEDASNISQGQKQLLTIARAILADPQILILDEATSSVDTRTEVHIQRAMNHLMEGRTSFVIAHRLSTIRGADLILVMNNGSIIEQGTHDELLEADGFYADLYNSQFAGKTTANPAS comes from the coding sequence ATGAGCGAGCAAAGACAGCGGCCGCAAGGCCGTCATGGCGGCAGAGGGCCTGGCATGGGGCCGCCCGGAATGGGCATGGCTATGCCTGTCCAGAAGGCGAAAGATTTTAAAGGTACGCTGGCCCGGCTGATCGGCTACTTAAAGCCGCATACGCCGAAGCTGCTTGGCGTGCTGGCGACGGCTGTGCTGAGCACGCTGTTCAGCATTGTCAGCCCGAAGCTGATGGGCCATGCGACAACCAAGCTGGCGGACGGCTTTATCGCGATGCAAAAAGGGGAAGGCCGGATCGATTTCCATGCGATCAACCACATTTTGCTTATTCTGCTGCTGCTGTATGTCATCAGCGCTGCGTTCAGCTATGTCCAGCAGTATTTAATGGCAGGCATCGCGCAAAAAGTCGTTTACGATTTGCGGAAGCAGGTGTACGACAAATTTGCGCGGCTGCCGATCAAATATTTTGATTCCCGTCCCAACGGGGAAGTGTTAAGCCGGGTTGTCAACGACGTCGACAATATCAGCAATACGCTGCAGCAAAGCTTAACGCAGTTTATTACTTCTTTCATTACGCTGATCGGCGTTATTATTATGATGCTGACGATTAGCCCATGGCTGACGCTTATCGTATTTTTAACGATTCCGGCCAGCCTGCTGGCTATCCGCAGTATCGCCGCACGCTCGCAAAAGCTGTTTATCCAGCAGCAGGCGGAGCTGGGCAAGCTGAACGGGCATGTTGAAGAAATGTTTACAGGCCACCGGATCGTCAAAGCGTTTGGCCGCGAGAAGCGTTCCATTGAAGAATTTAACGGCATGAACGATAAGCTGTACGAGGCCGGCTGGCGCGCCCAGTTTATATCCGGCATTATTATGCCGATCATGAGCTTTATCAGCAACATCGGTTATGTGCTTGTCAGCATCATCGGCGGCCTGTTTGTCGTCCGGAATACGATCAAGATCGGGGACATCCTGGCCTTTATTCAATACACCAGGCAGTTTACGATGCCGATCACGCAGCTGGCGAATATCGCCAATGTCATTCAGTCAACGGTGGCATCTGCGGAGCGGGTGTTTGAGCTGCTGGATGAGCAAGAGGAAGTGCCGGAGCCGGCTAATGCGAAGACGCTTGTTAAGCCGGCCGGTGCGGTCCGCTTTGACGACGTACGGTTCGGGTATAAAGAGGATGCCATTCTGATCAAACAGATGAACATTAATGTCATGCCGGGCCAGACTGTTGCCATCGTTGGTCCGACCGGAGCGGGCAAAACGACTTTAATCAACCTGCTGATGAGGTTCTACGAGCTAAGCGGCGGCAAAATTATGATCGACGGCGTCGACATTACAGAGATGCAGCGCGGCAGCCTGCGCCGGTTGTTTGGCATGGTGCTGCAGGATACGTGGCTGTTTAACGGCACGATTCGCGACAATATCGGCTACGGCCGTGAAGGCGCTTCGGAAGATGACATTATTGAAGCGGCAAAAGCAGCGCATGCGGACCATTTTATCCGTACGCTGCCGCAAGGTTATGATACGGTGCTGAACGAGGACGCCTCGAACATATCGCAAGGGCAAAAACAGCTGCTGACCATTGCCCGCGCGATTTTGGCGGATCCGCAAATTCTGATTCTCGACGAGGCGACAAGCAGCGTCGATACGCGTACGGAGGTTCATATTCAGCGGGCGATGAATCATCTGATGGAAGGGCGGACCAGCTTTGTAATCGCCCACAGGCTGTCCACGATCCGCGGCGCCGATTTGATTCTTGTTATGAACAACGGCTCGATTATCGAGCAGGGTACACATGATGAATTGCTGGAGGCAGACGGCTTTTACGCCGATTTGTACAACAGCCAGTTTGCAGGCAAAACGACGGCAAATCCGGCTTCATAA
- a CDS encoding ABC transporter ATP-binding protein, protein MSPIVEVNRLTKRYGSFTALNQVSFSLEEGKIYGLLGRNGAGKTTVMHLLTAQLMATEGTVKVFGEHPYENRNVLDRICFIKESQKYPDTFRVKDIISTAASLFPNWDNDYAASLLQQFQLPLDRRFKKLSKGMSSSVGIIIGLASRAPLTIFDEPYLGLDVVARSMFYDLLIEDYGSHPRTIILSTHLIDEISPMLEHVILIDRGEIKINEEAERLRDKGYSVSGPAGKVDVFTAGKQVLSRSALGGYATAVVLGGSPSERYSAAEQGLEVKPVSLQELIVHMTKMNRPAHEQGGIK, encoded by the coding sequence ATGAGTCCAATTGTGGAAGTGAACCGATTAACGAAGCGGTACGGAAGCTTTACGGCATTAAATCAAGTGAGCTTTTCACTGGAGGAAGGGAAAATCTACGGTTTGCTAGGCCGGAACGGAGCGGGCAAAACAACCGTTATGCATTTGCTGACCGCGCAGCTGATGGCGACCGAAGGCACGGTCAAAGTGTTTGGCGAACATCCCTATGAAAACCGGAACGTGCTGGACCGGATATGTTTTATTAAAGAAAGCCAGAAATATCCGGATACGTTCCGGGTAAAGGACATTATAAGCACAGCCGCCTCTTTATTCCCGAACTGGGACAACGACTATGCCGCTTCCCTGCTTCAGCAGTTCCAGCTTCCGCTGGACCGGCGCTTTAAGAAGCTTTCCAAAGGCATGAGTTCTTCGGTCGGCATCATTATCGGACTCGCCAGCCGGGCTCCGCTTACGATTTTTGATGAGCCCTATTTGGGGCTGGATGTCGTGGCGCGCTCGATGTTTTACGATCTGCTGATCGAGGATTATGGCAGCCATCCCCGGACGATTATTCTCTCGACACATTTGATCGACGAAATCAGCCCAATGCTGGAACATGTGATATTAATCGACCGCGGCGAAATCAAAATAAACGAAGAGGCCGAGAGGCTGCGGGACAAAGGGTATTCGGTATCCGGACCAGCCGGCAAAGTAGACGTGTTTACTGCAGGCAAACAGGTGTTGTCCCGTTCGGCGCTTGGCGGATATGCAACGGCAGTCGTGCTGGGCGGTTCGCCGTCCGAGCGTTACAGTGCAGCCGAGCAAGGGCTGGAGGTTAAGCCGGTTTCGCTTCAGGAGCTCATTGTTCATATGACCAAAATGAACCGGCCGGCACATGAACAGGGAGGGATAAAATGA
- a CDS encoding GntR family transcriptional regulator produces MKTIDDSRPIFMQIAERIEDDIIERTLPEESQVPSTNQFAAFYQINPATAAKGVNLLTEQGILYKKRGIGMFVSEGAREKLLEKRREQFYDQYVAAMVQEAKKLEISVEQLTDMIKKGATM; encoded by the coding sequence ATGAAGACGATAGACGACAGTCGCCCTATATTTATGCAAATTGCCGAACGGATCGAAGATGACATCATTGAACGAACACTCCCGGAAGAATCCCAGGTTCCATCAACGAACCAGTTCGCGGCCTTTTATCAGATCAACCCGGCTACCGCTGCAAAGGGGGTAAACCTGCTGACGGAGCAAGGCATTTTGTACAAGAAGAGAGGGATTGGAATGTTTGTGTCCGAGGGAGCTAGAGAGAAGCTGCTGGAGAAGCGCAGAGAGCAATTTTACGACCAGTACGTTGCTGCCATGGTGCAGGAAGCAAAAAAGCTTGAAATATCGGTTGAACAACTGACGGATATGATTAAGAAAGGGGCGACCATGTAA